Below is a window of Sandaracinaceae bacterium DNA.
GGCAGCCGTCTCGAACGTTCCGCTGGGGGCGTACACGGTGACACGGTAGCGGGCGCCATCCTCCCTGCCCTGCGCCAGGTCGAAGCGTACGCGTGTGCCGAACTCGGGGTGGGTGTTCATGGCGCTCGGGGTGGGGTGGTGGTGGTGAGAGCGGGTGCTGCGCTGGGGCGTGGGGCTGCTGCGGCCGGGGCCCCAGGCGCCGGCGCGGCGGGCCGGGTCGGCGGAGTGGTGGCGGGTGTGGCGGGGCGGGGTGCCGGGGCAGGCGCGCGCGTCTGGTCGTCCTCGCCCGAGATGAGTCCCTCGGCGGCTTCGTCGGCTCCCGCGGGGCCCACCGAAGGACCACCGGTCACCCCCTCTTCGCCCGTGGGCACGGTGCCCTCGAGCGGCACGGGCATCTCGCGAGGCGTGATGTTGCCGTGGCGATCCACGGTGACCCACTGGCCATCGGGCATCACGTACGCACCGATCTCGGGGTCGTACTTCGGGATCTCGTGCTCGATGGGCGTCAGCTGAGCACCGAGGATGCGTCCCTCGAGCACCGTCACGGGCAGCGGCCGCTCGAGCCGGAAGACGTAGCCACCCGCGTCGATGGCCATGGGATAGCTGCGGCCGTCGTGCTCGATGTTGCGCCGGAACCCGAGCACCTGCTGGCCGCGCCGGGTGTGTGGGCGGTGGCGCAGCACGAAGGACATCAGGCGCACCGCGATGTGGTTGTGGAGGCGGTGACACCCGTGGCTGTGGCGCCGCATGATGCTCATGTAGTCCACCGAGCCGTGCATCCGGATGCCCTGGTCGCCACCCAGGCGCACGTCCCCCTCTTCGCCCTCGGAGTAGAGCTGGTGATACGCCGCCACGAGGCCGTAGGCGGAGGCGTAGCTCGGGCCGGTCTCGTCGTAGTTCACCTCGAGGCGCCCACCTCCGGCAGGCGTGAGCAGCCCACGCGGCGGCGACGAGTCCGGCGGCAGCCAGACCGGCGAAGCGATGATGCGACTCCACACGCGCGGGCCTGCGGGCGAGTTCTTGTAGCGCCACATCAGCCGCCCGCCCACGTTGTCGCTGCGCCAGCCGCCCACCGTGGTGCCGTAGCGCGCGAGCGCGATGCGCTGGCCACGGTAGGTGGCGTAGACCGTGGTGTGCGGACGGCGCGACACGGGCTGGGCGCGCTCGTTCCCCTCGGCGTCGTACGGAAACTCGTACCAGATGTCGCCGCGGTCCACCTCCACCGAGAGCTCGATGTCGTTCGAGTAGTACTCGGGCAGCTCGATGGCCGGGAACGCCACGGGCACGTGTCCGCCGAGCTCGCCCAGGCTCTCGAGCCACACGCCCACGTCCTCGGCGGTGGCGAGCCCGAACGACTCGACGATGCGCGCCTCGAGCTCCGCGACCAGGTTCCGGACCGTGTGGCGCTGGCCGTCGGCACCCACGTAGCGCGTCTCCGAGGGGTGCGCCTCGGCGGTGCTGCCGTCCTCGAGGATGCCCGCCGCGTGCACGGCTCGCTCGGTCAGCACGCGCAGGACGGCGTCGCGCTCGTTCTCGAGCGGCGTCTTGCGCAGCGCGTCCAGCGTCTCGCGCCCGATGAAGCCCCAGCCGTAGATACGGTGGCGCCGCTCGAACTCGGCGAGCGCCTCATGGGTCACCCAGTCCATGGCGCCGCGGATGAAGGTGCCCTTCCCCACGAAGTGCCCTTCGCACTCGAGGCGGCGCTGCACGGCGTCGATGACCAAGAACTTGGCGTGACGCTCGCGGTACTCGGTCAGTCGTCGCCGGTCGGCCCCGCTGAGCGCGCTGGGGTCCAGCGACTCGAGCGTGCCACCCCCCTGACGGGCGAGCGCGGTGAGCTCGTTCTCGAGCGCGGTGTGCCGACGGGCCTCCGTGCGCGCCGCGGAGTTGCTGTCGTAGGCGATGAAGCCGTCGAACGTGCGCAGCGCCTCGTACTCGATGTCCGCCACGCAGGCGAGCGCGCGCGTGGCGACGTTGCGCTGGCGCAGCAGCCCGAGGGTGGGCGGGATGCCGTAGAGCTCCAGGTACTTGTCGCGCTGGGCGCGGCGCCCGTGGTGGTCGTCGGGGTGCTCGCCGCGCGCAAGCGCCAGGTACGTGGCGCGGTACGCGTTCGGGATCGGCGTCTCGCCGGGCGCGCTCGCCTCGGTGAAGAGGTAGGGCGTCCAGTCATCGCCCAGGTCCAACACCAAGTAGCCCTGGCCAGGTGCATCCGAGAGCTCCACCGGCTCTTGCCGGCTGCCTTCGATCCACACCGGCACCGGCTGCCGCAGGGGCGCCGGCGGCGCTGGCTCGCTGGGCGCTTCCGCCACGGGCTCGGTCGGCTGGGCCACGGGCGGAGTGGGTGACTGCGGCGGGGCAACGGGGTCGTCACACCCCCACGCGGCCAGGGCCAGCGCCAGAGGCGCCATGACGAGCACGGCGCGGGTCAGCTTACGGAGGGGGTTCAGCACGCACACTAGATGGGCCATGCCGACCCCATCCGCAAGTTTCGAGCCCACAGCGGAAAGCCCGAGATCGCGGTCGAATTCGGCCCCGCGCCGAAGCACTGTGGGGTCGCGGGAGCTTCGACCGTGTCAGCAAGGACACGGTGCGGGCTCTCAGCCCTGGAGCACCGTCAGCCGGCGCGGAAAGCGCTTCTTGGTCTCGAGTGCCGTGCCAACGGGCGCCGCCACGGGCCTGGGAGCCCCGCGGACGACCGCACCTTCCTCCCACTCGAGCGGAGCGAACTCGGAGAAGCCGTAGATCTCGGTGTACCCGGCCCAGACGCCCTCGCAGACGTCGGTCATGGAGCAGCGCTGGCAGCTCTCGGCCTGATGCTTGAGGTCGGCGCGCTTGCGGTCCTGCCAGTTGAAGCGTGCACGGCCGCTGTCGATGATGGACACGCCCGCGTTCTCGGGCACCAGCCCCACGGCGCTGCCCGCGCGGATAGAGCAGTCCGTGCTCAGGTCGCGATAGATGTCGCCGCAGTACTTGGTCAGGAGCCGCCGGCTGCGCAGCAGCTCTTCGGGCAGCACGCACATGGGGATGCCGCCGAACGTGAACGTCTTCTTGAAGTGGAACTCGTTCAGCAGGATGGCCTTCGTGAGGATGGGGATGACGTCCGAGTACGCGGGCGTCAGGTCGGGGTTGCCCTCGGCGTAGCCCTCCGGCCGCACGAAATTCACCCGCACGTCGTCGAGCCCCATGGTCTCGTAGAAGAACTTGAGCATCTTGGGCAGGGCCCGGTAGTTCCATCCGTTCAGCACGATGTTCACCGAGACGCCGTCCGCGAGGGCCCCCGCGCGCTTGCGAGCGAGCAGGTTGCGGATGGCGGTGCACTTCTTCTCGAAGCCCCCGGGCACCATGGTGAGCTTGTCTTCCAGCTCGGCGGTGTGCCCGTGCATGGAGATGGTGGTGCGCGTGAGGCCTGCGTCCAGCAGCTTGTCGAGGAAAGGCTCGCGCCGCAGCATCATGGCGTTGGTGGCCAGGGCGATGCGCGTGAACCCCAGCTGCTTGGCGAGGGCCACCGACTCGACGATCCAGGGATAGGTGGTGGGTTCGCCGCCCAAGAAGCCGACGGAGAGGTGGCCTTCCGCGCGATAGCGGTTGAGCTCGGTCACCATCTCCTCGAACGGCATGAAGGCCTTGTCCTCCTTGGTGGGCATCCCGTCCAAGCAGAAGACGCACTTGTTGTTGCACGTCTTGCCGATGTTGATCTCGACGTTGCGCCGCGGATCGCGGAAGGGGCTGACAGGCTGATTGCCCGCACGGGGGACGGGAACGGGATTGGACAGGCTCACGCGACTCGCTCCGGGCGCAGGGCAGTGGTGGGGAAGACCTCGGCGTAGCGATCGTAGACGCCCATACACACGGTGTTCCAGGCGCAGCCCTGACACTCGGCGGCGCGCACGCGCTTGCGGTCGGGGGTCCAATTGTAGAACCCCTGGAACGCCACTTTGCCGGGCAAGTCGCCCCACTCCACCGTGACACGCGGATCCCAGTGGAGGTCGTTCGAGAGCATGCGGTGCGGCCCCAGCAGGCACATCGGCACGCCGAAGAAGCGAATGGTCATGTCCCCCGCGACCTCGGGGATGGTGGGCAGGATCTCCGCGAGCTGCTCGAGGCGCACCGTGAGGCGCTCGTAGTCATCGAAGCCCAGGCCCTCGGGCGTGAGGTTGGACACCACCAGCAGCTTGGCACCCAGGTCACGGGCCTTGCGCACGGTGTCGGGGAGCCGCTCCACGTTGGCGCGCGTGATGACGCTGTTGATGTAGCCGTTGAAGTCCGGGTTGACGCGCTGCGCCTGCGCGAGCGCCCCCGTGACCTGCACGAAGCTGCCTTCCCGGCGCGTCATGGCGTCGTGGGTCTCGGCGTCTGGACCGTGCATGGAGAACAGCGCCTCGTCCAAGAAGGGCACCGCGCGATCCGCGAAGTCCGGCCGCGCCAGCATGGTA
It encodes the following:
- a CDS encoding radical SAM protein; protein product: MSLSNPVPVPRAGNQPVSPFRDPRRNVEINIGKTCNNKCVFCLDGMPTKEDKAFMPFEEMVTELNRYRAEGHLSVGFLGGEPTTYPWIVESVALAKQLGFTRIALATNAMMLRREPFLDKLLDAGLTRTTISMHGHTAELEDKLTMVPGGFEKKCTAIRNLLARKRAGALADGVSVNIVLNGWNYRALPKMLKFFYETMGLDDVRVNFVRPEGYAEGNPDLTPAYSDVIPILTKAILLNEFHFKKTFTFGGIPMCVLPEELLRSRRLLTKYCGDIYRDLSTDCSIRAGSAVGLVPENAGVSIIDSGRARFNWQDRKRADLKHQAESCQRCSMTDVCEGVWAGYTEIYGFSEFAPLEWEEGAVVRGAPRPVAAPVGTALETKKRFPRRLTVLQG
- a CDS encoding L,D-transpeptidase, which produces MAHLVCVLNPLRKLTRAVLVMAPLALALAAWGCDDPVAPPQSPTPPVAQPTEPVAEAPSEPAPPAPLRQPVPVWIEGSRQEPVELSDAPGQGYLVLDLGDDWTPYLFTEASAPGETPIPNAYRATYLALARGEHPDDHHGRRAQRDKYLELYGIPPTLGLLRQRNVATRALACVADIEYEALRTFDGFIAYDSNSAARTEARRHTALENELTALARQGGGTLESLDPSALSGADRRRLTEYRERHAKFLVIDAVQRRLECEGHFVGKGTFIRGAMDWVTHEALAEFERRHRIYGWGFIGRETLDALRKTPLENERDAVLRVLTERAVHAAGILEDGSTAEAHPSETRYVGADGQRHTVRNLVAELEARIVESFGLATAEDVGVWLESLGELGGHVPVAFPAIELPEYYSNDIELSVEVDRGDIWYEFPYDAEGNERAQPVSRRPHTTVYATYRGQRIALARYGTTVGGWRSDNVGGRLMWRYKNSPAGPRVWSRIIASPVWLPPDSSPPRGLLTPAGGGRLEVNYDETGPSYASAYGLVAAYHQLYSEGEEGDVRLGGDQGIRMHGSVDYMSIMRRHSHGCHRLHNHIAVRLMSFVLRHRPHTRRGQQVLGFRRNIEHDGRSYPMAIDAGGYVFRLERPLPVTVLEGRILGAQLTPIEHEIPKYDPEIGAYVMPDGQWVTVDRHGNITPREMPVPLEGTVPTGEEGVTGGPSVGPAGADEAAEGLISGEDDQTRAPAPAPRPATPATTPPTRPAAPAPGAPAAAAPRPSAAPALTTTTPPRAP
- a CDS encoding radical SAM protein; amino-acid sequence: MTSLPVLSSHAPSEADTSANADGLAELHDTPWIGPNGKRTEWLELHLTYTCPERCVFCSEEHRMQRYKKFPVTWGRVATVLRQNAERGVKRVHLTGGEPTIHPDFVRTLQLAKKLGMRTSVGTIGTMLARPDFADRAVPFLDEALFSMHGPDAETHDAMTRREGSFVQVTGALAQAQRVNPDFNGYINSVITRANVERLPDTVRKARDLGAKLLVVSNLTPEGLGFDDYERLTVRLEQLAEILPTIPEVAGDMTIRFFGVPMCLLGPHRMLSNDLHWDPRVTVEWGDLPGKVAFQGFYNWTPDRKRVRAAECQGCAWNTVCMGVYDRYAEVFPTTALRPERVA